The Citrus sinensis cultivar Valencia sweet orange chromosome 4, DVS_A1.0, whole genome shotgun sequence DNA segment GGAATGGTTTACTGATTGAATGGCGCTGTTGTTGCGATAAAATAAGAGGATAAGGGAGAGAGGTGGCTGCCTGAGAGAACGAGAGACTGATAAGCATTCCTCTTAAGGCCTTTCCCATTTTAACGTTTTATTGTTACTTTATATACAGTCATTaatccttttatttatttaaattatacccaaaaaaaataaatgagagtttaattttatttactccccaaaaaataaatttatataggTTATTTTAGTTTGTGGTTCCCCGCTCCCCCCTTCccccaaaataaagaaatgtcTTGGTTTAGTTTTTATGAAAGTAAtatgcatatttttcaaaattagtcAGTGAGGGTGAagacaaaattcaaatttttattttaaatttaataccaGGCTTTGCTGGAATAGAGAAAGTTCACCCACTTGGgattgagataaaaaattcaattcactAAGCATAAAGACTTAatcatttattcttaattGAACTCAGGTAACTACGAACGTAAAGCTCGTtcacaacaaaacaaattatgtttatgaataattttaaatttcaaatattaaatcatatatgatttcattaaaaaaaattagtataatGGAATTCGTGCcctaatttaagttaaaaaacatataaaaaattttgaattgtatatacttataagcaaaaaaaaaaaaaaaaattgtatccTAGCATATTGGTTTAGTTCAGTTTGGGTTTGATTGGAGCAAAATGCCCACTCGCAGTATCAACCAAGTGATTGCTTATTGTACCaccatatttataaaattatcctaatATATCATAGCGGAGTAGATGTGCTATTGTAATATTGTCTTGGTTGGTGTGAAATTGTTTCCAtttcagaaaaattaaaaaaaaaaattaaccatgTTGAAAACTTTTATTCCCTCCCTTTTAATATGGCAAATCCaccatttttcaattttaaacaatGAAGATAGTAGTAATTAATAGCAAAAAAATATGAGTTAAATAGCTTATTATAGAGTTGATAACGTATATTAAGTAGTCATATTAGTATGTATACAAACTTTTAagataaagttttttttcccctccgTCCTAGGCAAAGCCAAGGGATTTGTTTCGATTCACGTCTTTTATTGAATATCATccatcttaaaaatgtgtcacaaataaattttaaaatatcaatttgcagaataattaaattttataaaaatttgaaattcaaatcctttcaaaaataaaataaaataaagattgaaTTCAAAATAGCGCCACCCTCTTAATAAATTCGCCGGGCACCTGCTTGGAGAGTCCGCTCCTTTTCTCACTCGCTCAGTCGGCAGTTCACTCTCAAGCAAACTAACAAATACTTGGTGATCGCAATGTCTTCAGCTGCCGCTAGGGTTTTCAACGGCTGCCGGGCCCTCCTGGCTCCGGCCAAGTCCTCTGCCGCTGCCTCCTCAGCGGCTTCCACTAAAGCGAAATCAAAAACAACGAAGAAACCCAGAGCCAAATCGCCAGTAAAGCGCGGTGCACCTACTCGACCTACTGGAATTTCCAAGGTGAGCCCTGTCTCTCCTGCGCTTGCGAAATTTCTCGGCGCCCCTGAAGCCTCCCGCTCCGACGCCGTCCGTCAGATCTGGGCCCACGTCAAGACCCACAACCTCCAGGTTTGAACCCTAATTTTTGAATTCCATTTTCGCgtaaaatttcttgttacTTTGTTGAGCTTTACGAATGAATTGTATTTTTACgtttcttttgtattttgtatgtgggttttgttctttgtttgtttaacAGTGAGATTGTATGTGGGGTGGGTGTGTTCCAGAGTGCGTTTGtagaaaagtaattttgacTCTAAGAACCGCTGGAAACAAAATCACTTTCTATAAAAGTAAACATGATGTGTGTTTGACTGTTTGGTGCTTTTCTTACTCGAGAATGGCTGTTTGGTATAGTTTTAATCAACTGCTTCTTTAGAAATCACACTTGGTGCTTTTAGATCTCTAAAAATGAAACTTTATTTGAAAGCACGCTGGAATGGCGCACTATAGCCGTGGACACTTGTAATTGCCCAACAAGGGATGTCTGGAGAAAGAGATTAATGGTTTCATTTCTACGTTGTGTAGCTGTTTTTCGTCTTCTGGTTTGGCAAATctcaatttattatatttgaattttgctgtTCTGTGTTCTGCATgcttccagaaagagcatatTAATGTGCCtataaaaacatatttcaGCTTGTGATTGTGCTGGTGTTATCTCTTGAATAAGAAGTGAACTCGTGGATCATATGGGAACTTTTCACAAACATAActtgtattgattttttttttcttttatgggTAATATCATACTCATAAGTATGGATTTCTGTTATACATTTTCTCATTGTCAAAGCTGCATGCATAGTGACTCATCTCTCTTATAAGGTGAGATAGAACTTTGTTGGCATTTGATATGAACTATTTAAGGGTCTCCCccaattctctctctctctctctcaatggTAGTGTGTTAATTAGGTAAATTTAGTTATAAATTTACTGATACGTAGTAATGACATCCTTACAAGGTGCATCTGCATCATAGGTAGAGAGAACAATGTAAATTTAGGGGTTGCTAGAGATATTGATGCTTGAGTtgtaattgtaaaaatatatgaaagaGATGATTGCATTATAGGTATAAACCAACCTGGATGTGTTTTTGTTCgcttcctcatttttttttgggctaagaaacaaaagattatATAAGAACTACAcgaatttgtaaatttaggGATTTCTTCCTCTAGCAATCCTTCATTGCTATTAAAATACATGTTTTAATGAATATATTATATACCCAATGCTTTCGGATTTTGTAACGAATGCATGATTTTGAGGACGGAAACGTGTTTCTCTTTAGTTTAGCCCATGATGAAGTGTTGTTTGTTCTTCCCCCACCACCAGTTTTCTTAAGAACTCTGTCATTCTCTCTCTTGAAGCAGATTCACTTTTGAGAATATTGTTTCTAAATATCCTGCTTCTTTGGGATGTTATGGAGAGAGCTAACGGCTTATTGTTCTTTTGCTTCCAATGTTGTGGTCATACTTATTATTCGATTATACTTTGGATATCATAATGCAATTGAAGCTTCATATTGAGGAGAATTTGCTTTACCATAATTTGGCTAATTGTGTGTATGATGGATACTTTTGGCTGCAGAATCCTGAGAACAAGCGGGAAATCCTCTGTGATGAGAAGCTGAAAGCCATCTTCGAAGGGAAAAATGCTGTTGGATTCCTGGAGATTGGGAAACTGTTGAGCCCCCATTTCGTGAAGACTGCTTGAGGTCCTTGACTGCTGATTCTGATAACAAGTACAGGTGTTTGGCTTCAAATTGCTCTCCCAACTCCATGAGGGAGCTCTTGTCACTTTTCATAACCTTTTGTTGATGTAATTGCGTTCTTATGTTGATACATGGTTGGTCTCATGGTTGAGTTTGTGACTCTTTTCAAATTGTTTAGGTGGACATGCTGTAAAAATTAGTGAGGGGAAGAAGTTCATACCCTGTCTTGGTTTCCCTAATGTCTGTCTGCATTCTCTGTAGTTGTGGGTGTACTTGTCTAGTAATTGCCTAACCGTGTTGTTTCTCATCGcaccttattattattagcagATCATAAACGACAATTGTTGATATGTGCTTTTGGGGGAACTTTTGGAATCTGGAGgtaattatatgtatatatttaccCACCGTCTCTTTGTGCAAATGCCAAAAACAGAATGTGGGGAAAAAACTGCTAGCAGATTCTCATTTCACGAATGTGGTTGAAGTTGATGTGATTATTGTTAGTGTCGATGGCAACATCAATATTTGAAGAGTTCTGAAAGAAGCGGGTGTCCTGAAGATATGCATATAGCACCCGTAAACAGTTCCAGACTTCCAGATGttatttaccaaaaaaaaaaaaatattccacCTCTCTGAAGGCAGTTGCAGACTTCAACCTATTGCATTAAATTGAGGTCAAACCTAAGTTTGTTGTGGGCCTATGTTTGATTTGGGCTTAAAATCCTGGGCTCGACCCTCCCGTTTGGGCCAAGTTTCTATCCAACACTATTGTTATATAATCCTGTATTCCTATTCCGCACCAAACTCTTCCCTCTCGGTTATGGATCCTGTTTTTCGCCCTCCATGATGGACAGAAATTGCCACAGTGGTTTCTTCAGCATGAGGTCTTCTGAATCTGATTTGAGTGTTaatatttggctgcccaaaaattataatttgctCATTGATTCATTGAAGTATAATTAATATTGCTCattttacaatataaattgcatactatttaaattttaaaaaacttgaaataaaaatcattttcaatctttAATTTCTTGGACCATCATgtgtagggatggcaattgtacccgcaaacccgcaaacccgcccaaacccacccgccaaaacccgcccgttgcgggtaattttacccgttgcgggcgggtttagtattataaattaaaacccgcacatggatgcgggtgggtttggtattaaccttatatccggtggatacccgcatggatatccaccaaacccgcaatatttttttcaaatatttttaatttaattttaatctaaaaatgtataaagaaaataatgtcattaattaaattaccaaatagccaaagactcaaagttgtgtatgtgtgtatgtggccTATatcctattctaaagtcataatctaaagaaaactaaaggcattttccttcgaattagtatttgaaaatattaatcttaattattattataagcattgtgttggatgggtgcttatggtggtgaatgaaatgaatatcttctcttggagcttgttttaaatgataatatgaaatgtaattattatttttagatactagtttgtgttttttaaatggatttgtgtaatttatacttaaatttgagaatttgtgttgaattgatgtggaaattttaatttttcatttacattatttaaatataaaattgagtatgttatatggaatttaaggttattattataaatttatatattaaacatttatgattttaaatacggaaacccgcaaaaaatccgccggataccattgcgggtttggtaattgttaaaacccgctgcgggtgggtttttgtaaaaaaattaaaacctgctgcgggttgcgggtgggtttggtaatttaaattttatgcgggtttgggtttggtaatggcaaacccgttgcgggcggtgcccattgccatccctaatcatGTGGCTTATTCATGTTTCTtccatcttttgtttttcgaGAAGGATTTCAAAAGCACAAAATTTTTGTGAATGCAATGTTGGTGTTAAGGACCGTGGCCACCACCATCAACTTCAATTGATATTACCTTAAATTAAACTcatgtttaaaataattaattaagtaattaataataatgttagtGAGCTGAATAAGCTAGCTGCCAGCTTCGCCATTCTTTACGTTATTGCAAAAAAATTTCGAGTATTCCTTTATTGATACATATAGTTTGATTCCATagttataacaataaaattcagCTAAACAGCCcctttttaaatatgagaacaAGGGAAGAACTTCACCATCCATGTAAAATAATACAGCTACAACCTAAATTACTGCTTCAATTATAtccaaaagaagaaagagcTTGCTAAATGCAGAGTTAGAGTGCTGCTTTCTTTAAAGTTTTgctctaaaaaaatttaatactaattaaaaaaaatcttattgtttttaaatatttgattcaGATATACGCGTTTTAGAGTTTTTATAGTaaacgttaaaaaaaaaaaaaatccaattagATTATCTTTTCATTGTCCTTTTTTATATTCGTTTCTCATCTTACCTTATTCGCATCAGCAGAACATATGATCAGATTCATCTCGACAATTGTTGATATGCTAGAagagtaaagaaaaaagaaggttTAATGGAATCAAAAGATTGTTAAGTGGAACATTTTGCAGTGCATGAATGAATAGCTTTTATGCACtaatatataagaaatgaCTAGTCGAGGAGGTGGTGTATCCATTTTTCTACAACGGCAGGAGAACCATACCATGGTCTCAATGCATCATCCGAACCAACCGGAGAATGATAAACGCCATCCAGGCTTATGTTGAGTGCCCCCTCCAAATGTGCTGATACTTCCGGCACAACTCCATCACCCCATACATCTGCCAGCCCGCAAACCTGCTACGGTTGAACAGTCATTGGTCTTTCTTTACCCAAGGGGAATGAACACAATGGAacgtttttttaatttatagttgAGGTGCATTGACGACTGAGTTTACCTGCTTGTATCCCTGTCCAACTATTCGAGCGCGGAATGTGGTTGAAGTTGCTGTTGAGATGGTCTTATTATCAACTGTAGCAACCTCTGAAATTGGTTGGTCGGTGTCAATGGCAACAGTAGAATCAACATCAACATTTGAGTTCCCAAAGAAGCGAGCTCCCTGAATATACCTGTAATTTATAGCAACTATTTTGATTAATAGGTTACAGTTATAATGTTCCAGTTATGAGCAATATCTTTTATCCCTAACAGCTGTCAAACTACAGCACCAAACGCGCCTTTAATCCAAAAGGAAATAGCAATTCATATAGgatcatgaaaataaatctAGGACATTGCTTTATTACAGCATGCTTTTGTAATATGTTTAAATTCCAGTCTTTTGAAAGTCAACCTCTTATGCAGATCGCTTTACATGAGTTGTTTCTTTCTTCCCCACTTTCATTCTATTCTCTTCTATCAAGGATGCATCTACAAGCACATCTTCAGCcacattttactatttttgaCATACTGTGCTTCCCTAAAGGACTCCATTTCAGGGTAACATATGCCTCATAAGCATCCCTTCATGCTATAAAAATGTAGGAAAAAGAGAAGCCAAGCTTCAAGTTCTAAATAGCTGATGGTATATTACAGCTCAGACTAGAATTAATGAACTCTAAGTCCCTCCTGTCAATACATTGACCAGTTATTGGCAACATATAATTCAGCCACACTGAAGGAAaactgaaagaaaagaaaagaagggaAAGAAACAAGAACTATTTAATTTCAGTAAGTAAGGCAGCTACAGTCCCATTTAGAGCTAATCTGACAAGCTTTATTTTGTGTGCATACCAGCTGTGAGTTCATAATATGCAATTTCCACAACAAAAACTATTACTGAAAATTCAACATAAATCAGTCACAATAACATAATTTCTTTGGTACGAATTTATGGTGGACAACAGTGCATTGAAGGAATGTGGAAAACTTTAAAAGAGAATGCATTGTAGAAGCAAGAACGATATGTAACAGGGTCTGATTTTTTGAGTTTACCTCCCTGCGATACATACGTATTTCAAGTCAGGTGTGTAAACGGCTTTCGAGCATTGTTTCTCAACGTAATTCAGGAGACCCCTTGTTTGATCAATAACCCAGGGCAAACCTTTTGGAGGTGGCCTGGAAAAATTtttcagggaaaaaaaaaaagaaaagaaaagaaaatgctggTGGTTATAGTCATGatgaataaattcaatttaggTGAGTAAAATTCACATTACTAAAAGCTGtgaataaatttgaatgaaCTTCTTGCTAGTAGAATAACCCACCAATGTATACTAAAAGTATAAGAGCCGAGCCTAATAACCAAGTAGATATGATCCGTTTTGAACTCATGCATGCATGATGGGATGTGACAAAAAATATGAGTGAAAAATTTATCATGCTTAGGCTCATTTTGATgtttcataaataacaaaaatcattTACAGGAGCATGATTCTAACAATGAAGTTGATAACCTACAGGTGGGGAGTACCAAGGGTCAATAGCAAAGATATATCAGAGGACCCAAATTCTTCCATGTAGACGCGTGCAAGCCATCCTCCTGCGGAGTGACCAATCAGGGATAATTTTCCTCCTATAATAAGAATAAGATCAAACAATACAGGTCTTTAGAAACCAGAATGAAGTAAGCAAAACAAAGCTCAATCTCACGTCACCATCATGATTCTTGAATCTTGATACctttctctttcatttctCTCAATTTCCAAAATGGGCATACCATTTAGGCAATTACTGCCAGAAAAATGAAACAGAACTATTAATACCTGGAGTGAATTCCTTGGCTTTCTGGATGGCGTCATTCATCCTAGAGAAGTACCAGTCAAGAACAGGGCGAGGGCGAAGAGTGGCGCGCCAGTAGTTAGAGTCGACCAAGCCGGCGGCATTTCTCAGCCAATCAAACCTCGACACCTCAGCAACGACAGTGGGAACCCCGTAATCTTTGAGTGTCAGCTGCAGCCTCTGGTAGTCTCCAGAATTGTTACCCAGCCCCTGAAAACAGAACAACCTTCATTAAATCATTATCACAGCTAATCATCCGTTTGACttgagagaaagagaggaaGTGGGAGGCTGCGAGCTGAGTAAATACCACCACTTACCGGTAGAATGACGGCGGGGCGGCATTGGAAATGGGAGGTGGCGGGAGAGGAAGAGCAGCAGATGGGCTTCAACTTGAACTTCAACGGTGGCAGAACCAGAGCCATTGTTAGCTGCTGCCTGCTGCCACCAATGCCATTCAACTTCCCTCCATATCTTTGACATAGTAACTAACTTCATATGGACCATCAgttttttttcagtttaatttttatttaaaaaaagaaataataataattttaaatttttgtttaagaCGCCGGGCCAAACCAGTGGGCTCGTAGCAGCCCAATGTCATCCATACGGGTCAGTTTCCATTTTAACCTGCAAGTAGGTTCCAGTAGTGTCTCTGCACGGTTGCACCACGGTGCAAAATCAGCGAAAATGGGTGCTTCTCACCTTTGCTTACACTACTGCTACTACCAGTCAGCCGCTGGTTTCGCTGCTTTTCACAGAACTGCAAAAGCTCTTATATCAAAACCGTCTTCTACATTCCTTTGTCGTCGTCGTCATCATCACCGTTGCTTATACAGAAACACAGCATCAGCTGCTTCTGCTTCTTGTAATACCAGCAAAGAAATCAGAAGCACCGACCTCGTTGCTTTGGAATTTGCTGAGCTTAACCTCCCTGTCTCTAACAAAATTACTGgggtattattttatttttttcattacttTCCAAATTTTACCCTGCTTTCCTTTATTGGGttttaattgttgttgttgcagGAGCTGGGTCATGCGAGAATCAGGCAGCATGTCAATCCTCTAAGTTCGTCTTTCACTGTATGCATTCTAGTCTATTGAGTTCACTTAATTATgatgaaatttcttttaaaaaaaattatgatgaaatttttatgttatgttttcaattaagttcaattttaaattactcCTGATAAAATGAAAACCTTGAATGCAccctcaaattttattgaaacgTCGCCCTAACCCCATTTACCGTCCAAAAGACTTAAGAATTTCATCAACGCGACCAGTTTACCCTAATCTTTTGAACGGTGATTGGGGGGCTGGTTCCATTTTATCagggataaattaaaattaaccatTTCAATTACTACCACCTGTATTGTTAATAGAGCTTGTGACTGagcaatatttttctaaattaaatcttaatttggGGCAGGTGCCCGCGCCAATACCTGATTGGAGTGAAGTCTACAAGAACCCAACATTACCACTCATGGTGGATATTGGAAGTGGTAACTCCTCAGAATAATTATTCTCTTGCATAATTGCTTATTATCTTAATGATCATCGTTTCTTAATTGCAATTCTTCAGCTACATTGAACATGCCAATATTCAAGCAGAAGTTACGTcctctttgtttctttgtatAAATACTAATAGTTTTGCTTATGAAATCATCAATATATACACCAAATAATAAAGGATGTTATATAGGCAATAATTTTGATAGAAatgaaaacttttaaattgGCGAGGCTTTGTTGGGTTGAGCTATGGCATGTTGGTTTGAATTAACCGATGTGCATGGGTGAAATACTTATTCTCTTGCTAACTTGTCaacatttaattttccttcctccaaaaattgtttaattgcCGAATCTTGATTGTTATTGTGTCTTTCTCTATACTTTTCTTGGCTGAATGGCTAAAGCCACTGAGAGTGCCTTTTCAACTTAACCTCAGGCACTTCTGCGCCCTTCCACTTGGCAGATGGCAGTCCTAAATTATTAACCCTTTCAACGAACAATGTGAGGGAAAATTTTGTAGATACATATGGTTATTTTGCTCAGTTGATGAGATTTGTCCTTAAACTTTCCTTTAAATGTTAGTCCTGATTACTGAATGTGCTTCAGCGGGTTGGATGTTTGGTTgtcatataaattttattcctcTGGTAGTTGTATTATCATGTACATTGTCACCAGTGTTATTGGAGATAGGAATGTATATCTCATGTTGACCTACAtatctaattttgaaaagccCCCAGGTAGTGGCAGATTTCTCATATGGCTTGCGAGACGAAATCCTGATTCAGGAAATTATTTGGGACTAGAAATCCGGCAGAAAGTATGAGAAAGTACTCCTTGGATTACTTCTAGTTCACTCGAGAATTTTTTGAGTGAATTAATGTATATGTACTTGGTCCTCTTTTCCTCCCTCAACTTCAAATAAAGATGCATTTTTCTCATGTTGTAATAATAGTTTCCCTCTTGCAGCTGGTTAAACGTGCTGAGTTCTGGGTACAAGAGCTGGCTCTTAGTAACATGTAAGGAATGTGCTTCATTTAAGTAGAGACGGATAACGATTAGCAATATTGTATTAGTGATTTAATAAGCAGCTATTTGGAAATTTCTGCAGACATTTCTTGTTTGCAAATGCCTCAGTTTCTTTCAAGCAATTGGTATCTAGTTACCCTGGACCATTAATGCTAGTTTCAATTTTGGTGTGTGCCACCCCGGACTTTGAATATTCAATATGAAAGTAGTACACAATGGTTTAATGCTTAAAGTATTTCTTTGCTTTTATCTGTCTTTGCAGTGCCCTGACCCTCATTTCAAGAAAAGACATCATAAGAGAAGGGTCGTGCAGAAGCCTTTAGTAGATTCTATCATAGATTATTTGATGCCTGGAGGAAAGGtatatttttaagatatttgatgATTTGACTGAGGCTGATTTCTGTGGCATCGATGCTTCTTCAGATTTCTTCTTAGTTGTGTGATAAGAAGTCCTTGTCTTTCAAGGATGTTATAACaggaaaatgaaaactaaAGTTTCTGGACTGAGATACTGGACTCCCAAGCATTTGAGAATGCAATTGTCTAACACCTGTATATCACGTGTTGTGCATTTGTTGGACTCATTTGTGTCATGTTGGTTGGATTGTGATCAGAAGTCAAAACTGAAGTTTGCATTTTGTCTAGTTCTACAaattgcttgatgctatttcTCTTCATTCGCTATAATGAAATTGTTGGTTATCTTTGGGTGTGCTGTTATTGAGTTTGACTT contains these protein-coding regions:
- the LOC102623271 gene encoding uncharacterized protein LOC102623271, with the translated sequence MSSIRVSFHFNLQVGSSSVSARLHHGAKSAKMGASHLCLHYCYYQSAAGFAAFHRTAKALISKPSSTFLCRRRHHHRCLYRNTASAASASCNTSKEIRSTDLVALEFAELNLPVSNKITGELGHARIRQHVNPLSSSFTVPAPIPDWSEVYKNPTLPLMVDIGSGSGRFLIWLARRNPDSGNYLGLEIRQKLVKRAEFWVQELALSNIHFLFANASVSFKQLVSSYPGPLMLVSILCPDPHFKKRHHKRRVVQKPLVDSIIDYLMPGGKVFVQSDVLEVALDMRNQFDAESKVLQHIDTIDPTVPCDSEGWLLNNPMGIRTEREIHAEFEGANIYRRMYQKRI
- the LOC102622982 gene encoding uncharacterized protein LOC102622982, whose product is MALVLPPLKFKLKPICCSSSPATSHFQCRPAVILPGLGNNSGDYQRLQLTLKDYGVPTVVAEVSRFDWLRNAAGLVDSNYWRATLRPRPVLDWYFSRMNDAIQKAKEFTPGGKLSLIGHSAGGWLARVYMEEFGSSDISLLLTLGTPHLPPPKGLPWVIDQTRGLLNYVEKQCSKAVYTPDLKYVCIAGRYIQGARFFGNSNVDVDSTVAIDTDQPISEVATVDNKTISTATSTTFRARIVGQGYKQVCGLADVWGDGVVPEVSAHLEGALNISLDGVYHSPVGSDDALRPWYGSPAVVEKWIHHLLD
- the LOC102623572 gene encoding upstream activation factor subunit UAF30, which codes for MSSAAARVFNGCRALLAPAKSSAAASSAASTKAKSKTTKKPRAKSPVKRGAPTRPTGISKVSPVSPALAKFLGAPEASRSDAVRQIWAHVKTHNLQNPENKREILCDEKLKAIFEGKNAVGFLEIGKLLSPHFVKTA